The genomic window aagccagtggtgaactgaggagagtaactttactaacccactccgttggagatgcaatactctcggaaactgtacGGAAGGATGACtatgtcttaatgtgttccaaggcttatatgtataagcaagatgctatcctacagagcgatctttggaggaacacacctatgtgagcccgactgctagtcacagtctatgagattggggtgatctctagtaaactcatgaataggccaggagtgtgacttatatgctccacccgaggggtcagccttcggcagcccagtactagtaagacatgtggtgaaacttctttacgccaaactgacaattcaaggcatagtccattgttcagttgtgaaggaatgtagctacttgctctaggtgaagctcaaccttaacaggtcttcactgaaacactagtatatcaaaacagtatttggaacagaggacactatgggccctcgagatctggtgggggattgctgaaatctgagatgggctctaggcccatattgcaatttctgaaaaatctctaagggcccatgtgggttatatggcactaggtgcgtgggaagtttagtcccaccttggaagtggaaggagagttggagtggtttataagggactctctccctcatgctattggagcttgagaagagatgaggccctcgcgcactcctcctcctccgctcgcctcgccacgccacgccacgccacgccacgcctcgtcacgacgcgccgcgggttgcgggattgagccgagccgagctcactcctatgcgcttctttttgccggtcaggaacggagagtctttgacaggtggggccacgatctgagacgtcggatcgtgggctaccgacttggacgtgggttcagcccatgtctctccacgcgcggccgcacatatatatgtggggcgctgccaaccctagccgtcacgaaacagaacgcatctccgcctccacgcccacgtcgttcctctgctgctgctgccgccggcgactccgtcccgttcaccgcgtacacggttgacgggagagcaggcctccgaaaccacgcctctccggatcctgtacggggagaggggcgattaggttttgggtagcgactacgcgactgctcgcttctgttcatctacgtccgcatcaccttcatcatcaccatgtcgaccgacaccgaccgtgccgccgctgagaaagccgaggccgacaagaaggccgccgaggatgccgcggctgctgtcaccgccaccgccaccgcgtggccgattggagggtatacatcgcttatccctctcgtgtttctttctgttgtagcagtactagcggtatgcgtagatgtctctactatatgcgtagtacatgctctgttagatcataatcagtatgttatcaatgttgtccatgtcatgctcatgatttattcatggattaatttaatcgaaaaactgcctatttactcaacaatcccgTTTCAAACCAGTTAAGACGATAGACATTAAGATACAAAATATACACACATACAGAGAGGAGCTGCCACCAGATAAACCAAACGTGATTACAGGATGAGGCTGAGTCATGAACTCATGATCAACAAAAAGTACTTTCTGGTAGAGTTGGGGCCGCTTCGGCGATCATGGTCGATCTCTTGATCCCAAAGTAATGGACACTCCATATGCAATGATGAGCACCAAGATCGATAAACCGGTAATGGAGTGTAAGCACGCGCCTAAATGTACTTTATGTCGTGAAAGAGAAAAATAATATTGCACTACCGTGTCAAAATTCAGGTAACGCAGGAATTTGGCAAACTGAGTGTAGCTAAGATGGTTAGGTTTCTTGTGGTGGAACTAGCCTTTCATGTTTCAATTCCTAGACTTGGCATCGGTGCTCgcatttttttagttttattttcagatttttcgggatgttcgttcagtgggaggagacgttcccattAGTCCTGTCCATGGAAAGTCCGGCCCGACCCGACCCAGCCCGACCCGGCCTGGCCCGACGCTGCCCCCCGTccgggctcgggcctagtttttgagccagaaggccgggccgggcccgggcccgtcgtttttgcatttttctgaaggtcgggtcgggccgggccgggcccgtcGTTTTTGCATTTTTCTGAAGGTCGGGCCGGGTCGGCCCGGAGCCTgacgggcttttacgtgttcgggcCGGGCTCAGGCCCAGAAACACAGGTCCGATGGCCAGGCCTGGGTTTTTtgtgtcgggcttggctaggcccgacccgaagcccggcccggcccgaggtttgGCCATGTATAGTTCCCATCGACTACGAAGGCGCTGGTGACTTCTTCAATCTCAAGATGATTGTGTCAGCATGTGTTAAAAGAAAAGAAACACAAGAATTTGGTAGTGGCGGAAAAAATTCCCCCGAAAACAATGTAACCTGAGGACATTATCCACCACAATGGTCACATGACACCAGGAGCCAAAAGGCATTTTCCCATTACAAGAAAGCTACATTTGAGCCATCTTGCAATTTGATCATGTCATGCCATTGCCACCATGAGTGGAGGAGAGCGGCTGGTTTGTTTGCTAGCCAGTTGGTGCCCTCTCCACTTCAAAGGGGTCTTCAAAATGTCAACTTCTATAGCCATGGACCACGGGCCCAAATAATTTTAATGATTGAGACAGCCTAGGATATGTTTATTATCTCATTCCATTCGGTTGGAAATGGCTAAGATAATAAGCTGGGAAATTCATGCCCTCTTGAACCATATGAATTATGACTTTTTTGCTCCACGTATAATGCTTGTAATAATTATGTTTCACAGCAACGGATTGAGGGTATGTCATATGGTTAGATTCTTTGTGGTGGGACCAATCCAGaagggttcaagtcctagacttgacattggtgtacatatttttctgaatttattttagaattttcagCGATGTTCgctcagtgggaggagacgttcccatccGCTACGACACGCCTGTTGTGATTTCCTTCATAGGGTGTATTTGTATGTGAGCATTTGTGATCGTACCATGTTAAAAAATGTTTCAGTGCAAAAGACATTGTTTTTGTTTGGGAAAATAGATTTGTTGTTTGGAAAACATAAACAACTTCAAGTTCAAATTTGCGAAGGGTTACACAGTCAATTTAATTAGAAATGGTGAGCTCATTACTCTAGACTCTAGTTGTATATATCAAATCGTATCGAAACATATCTTCTGCATTATGAAAAACAAGCAAATAGAGATCACGTTCTCTTCATTTCCATTATGCCAGTTGTATGCATGGTGTTGAGGGTTTGAAATAGTAAAGACACACTTGGCTTAGTGACAGCAAGAATTGATTGACATAGCTTATTTTGAGGGTTTAGGGGGGAAGCACAGCATGAAAAGTCCAGCTACGATGCTCCCTTCAAAAAGAAAAAGTCCAGCTACGATCCTTCACTCAGACGATGCAACGAGATATTCTGTAATTGATGTTGCGTTTAGCAATGTTTCTTTAGAAGACATCTAGTAGGTGGTTGATGAACCATAAATACGAGATATTCTATAATTGACGTTGTGTTTAGCAATGCGTTTTTAGGAGTCACCTAGGTGGTTGATGAAACATAAACATGTATGTTGAATACTATATATCCATATAATATATAACAAGCCCCGCACAAACATATTTGTCATGAAACAAAAAATTATGTCGACGCATACTCGACAGCGTGATGTACGCTGAGAACATCATGTTTCAAGTTGTCTCCATGTAACAATTTTCATGCGATGGAAATATAGTTTTCGTACGATTAAATTATTTCCGCGTGAGTAATTCGGTTTAATTTTTCCAGGGTACTCCAGTCAGCTATGTGCTGTTAGATTATTAATTCTAGCCAGCTATTCTCACTTCATCAGAAAATAAATAGTCCAGTCAGAAATGTGTTGGTGCCATGCTAGCACAATATGAGTACTTATTATTTATACTCCTAAAAAACAGTACTTATTTACTAGCAGTACTCTACTTACTTAATTAAGAAGATTCCCATCCTCagctgaaaaaagaagaagaagatttccaTCCTAACCCACGATAAAAAAAAAGAACACCCACCGGCCACCTCTCTGCCCATCTACATATACGCGACCCACGACGGCGTCTCCCACCTCCCACAACCGCTCCGCTACCTCCTCTTCTTGATTCCTGCCACTGTCCGCCTCTCCCGCCCGGCCCTCGCCATGGACGGCGCCGACAGCATGCGGTTCCAGCGGCAGGCCTCCTGCTCCTGCGCCCCCTCCATGTCCCGCGGCTACGTCCGCAGCGGCTTCGACCTCGACGACGACGACTTCGACGGCTTCGCCGACGGGCACTTCGACAAGGCCGGCGTCGTCCAGCACGGGAGGGCGCCGCCCACCGCCGCGTCGCGCGGGTGCGGCACGAAGCTGAGGGGCCTGTGGCGGAAGATCGTCCGGGAGAAGAAGAGGATACTGCTCTGCTCCACCGGCTGCGTGCCCGTCGGcggggcctcggcggcggcgcgggagcccTACGACGCGTACAGCTACGCGCAGAACTTCGACGACGGCGCGGCCTGGGTGGAGCCCGACAACCTCTCGCGCTCCTTCTCCGCGCGCTTCGCCGTCCCCTCCAGGGTCCTGCAGCGGGTCGCCGTGtagacacgacacgacacgacccGCCGCCGGCGGCTGCGACCGCGGCCGACCGTcgtttctttcttttgttttcgtTCTTTGTTTCTTGTTCTTCTCATCTCTGTCTCAGTTTTGGAGTCGTCAACAACTGTGAAAAAGGAATGTTCTTTGCCCGCCTGTAAATGGTAGCCC from Triticum aestivum cultivar Chinese Spring chromosome 3B, IWGSC CS RefSeq v2.1, whole genome shotgun sequence includes these protein-coding regions:
- the LOC123065025 gene encoding uncharacterized protein; translation: MDGADSMRFQRQASCSCAPSMSRGYVRSGFDLDDDDFDGFADGHFDKAGVVQHGRAPPTAASRGCGTKLRGLWRKIVREKKRILLCSTGCVPVGGASAAAREPYDAYSYAQNFDDGAAWVEPDNLSRSFSARFAVPSRVLQRVAV